A stretch of the Candidatus Rokuibacteriota bacterium genome encodes the following:
- the rlmN gene encoding 23S rRNA (adenine(2503)-C(2))-methyltransferase RlmN: MSLSNLLDLLPSEMESLVESLGAPRYRGRQLAGWIFGKGVTDLGAMSDLPGELRQALAARCAIALPDVERITPSQDGSSKLVLRLADGARVQSVLMPDDDRLTLCLSTQVGCGFGCAFCLTGTMGLARNLTAGEVVGQLLTARKTLPSGTRITHVVYMGMGEPLASYAATVKSLRILTDPHGFGLSPRRITVSTVGLAPGIEKLARENLRVNLAISLHATTSEVRSRLMPVNRAFDLAALLNACRRFPLPLRQRMTFEYVLLDGVNDSAEDARRLVRLLRGMRAKVNLIPFNDWEGAPFQRPAVPRILAFQAVLLEHGITATLRWSKGEDVGAACGQLKEAVAAGCGRAAAEVSVS; the protein is encoded by the coding sequence ATGTCCCTTTCGAATCTGCTGGACCTCCTGCCCTCCGAGATGGAATCGCTCGTGGAGTCCCTTGGCGCCCCGCGCTACCGCGGCCGTCAGCTCGCCGGCTGGATCTTCGGCAAGGGCGTCACCGATCTCGGGGCCATGTCAGACCTCCCCGGGGAGCTGAGGCAGGCGCTCGCGGCGCGTTGCGCCATCGCGCTGCCCGACGTGGAGCGGATCACCCCCTCCCAGGACGGCAGCAGCAAGCTCGTCCTGCGGTTGGCGGACGGGGCGAGGGTCCAGTCAGTGCTCATGCCCGACGACGACCGGCTCACGCTTTGCCTTTCCACCCAGGTGGGCTGCGGCTTCGGCTGCGCGTTCTGCCTCACCGGCACCATGGGGCTTGCCCGCAACCTGACGGCCGGCGAGGTCGTGGGCCAGCTGCTGACCGCCAGGAAGACGCTGCCCTCCGGGACGCGGATCACACATGTGGTCTACATGGGCATGGGCGAGCCGCTGGCCAGCTATGCGGCGACGGTGAAGTCGCTGAGGATCCTCACCGATCCCCACGGCTTCGGCCTCTCCCCCCGGCGGATCACGGTCTCCACGGTGGGGCTGGCCCCGGGCATCGAGAAGCTGGCGCGGGAGAACCTCCGCGTCAATCTGGCGATCTCCCTGCACGCCACGACGAGCGAGGTCCGCAGCCGGCTCATGCCCGTGAACCGGGCCTTCGACCTCGCGGCCCTCCTGAACGCCTGCCGGCGCTTCCCGCTGCCCCTGCGCCAGCGCATGACCTTCGAGTACGTGCTGCTGGACGGCGTGAACGACAGCGCCGAGGATGCCCGGCGGCTGGTGCGGCTGCTCCGCGGGATGCGGGCCAAGGTGAACCTGATCCCGTTCAACGACTGGGAGGGCGCGCCGTTCCAGCGCCCCGCGGTGCCCAGGATTCTCGCCTTCCAGGCCGTGCTGCTGGAGCACGGGATCACCGCCACGCTGCGTTGGAGCAAGGGCGAGGACGTTGGCGCGGCCTGCGGCCAGCTCAAGGAGGCCGTGGCGGCCGGGTGCGGCCGGGCGGCGGCCGAGGTGTCGGTGTCGTGA
- a CDS encoding glycerate kinase codes for MNPRAAARAIFDAAVRAGAVRPLVLRALGDLRPPSRGRLIVVGAGKASGAMAAAVEEPLGDRIAEGLVVVKDGHLAPTRRLHLVEAGHPVPDERGAAAARQIHALVRGAGPDDLVLVLISGGGSALAPAPPPPITLEEKRALTRLLLGAGATIGQLNAVRKHCSLLKGGQLARAAAPARVRALLLSDVIGDPPDIIASGPTAPDASTFPQAVAILDRLGVGDQVPAAIRERLQEGVGGEIPETPKPGDPIFDQVQNIVIGNNQLVVDGAMAEARRLGLDPHLLTRSLEGEAREVADRFVGLAREIRAGRGPVAAPACLIAAGETTVTVRGRGRGGRCQEFALAAALELDGVAGITVLAAGTDGTDGPTDAAGALADGESAARARAQGCDPRARLHDNDSHAVFFALGDLLVTGPTNTNLLDLYLAVVT; via the coding sequence GTGAACCCGCGGGCCGCGGCCCGCGCCATCTTCGACGCGGCGGTTCGAGCGGGAGCGGTACGCCCGCTCGTCCTGCGTGCCCTCGGCGATCTCCGGCCGCCTTCCCGGGGCAGGCTCATCGTGGTGGGGGCGGGGAAGGCCTCGGGCGCCATGGCCGCCGCCGTCGAGGAGCCCCTGGGCGACCGCATCGCCGAGGGGCTGGTCGTGGTCAAGGACGGCCATCTCGCGCCCACCCGGCGGCTGCACCTCGTGGAGGCCGGCCACCCGGTCCCCGACGAGCGGGGGGCCGCTGCCGCCCGGCAGATCCACGCTCTGGTCCGCGGGGCCGGCCCGGACGACCTGGTGCTCGTCCTCATCTCCGGTGGAGGCTCGGCGCTGGCCCCCGCTCCGCCGCCGCCCATCACCCTCGAGGAGAAGCGGGCGCTGACCCGGCTCCTCCTGGGGGCCGGGGCCACCATCGGCCAGCTCAATGCGGTGAGGAAGCATTGCTCGCTACTCAAGGGGGGACAGCTCGCCCGGGCCGCGGCTCCGGCCCGCGTCCGCGCCCTGCTCCTCTCCGACGTGATCGGGGACCCGCCCGACATCATCGCCTCGGGCCCCACCGCTCCGGACGCGTCCACCTTCCCCCAGGCCGTGGCCATCCTGGACCGCCTGGGCGTCGGCGACCAGGTGCCCGCGGCCATCCGGGAGCGGCTCCAGGAGGGGGTGGGGGGGGAGATCCCGGAAACCCCGAAGCCCGGCGATCCGATCTTCGACCAGGTCCAGAACATCGTCATCGGCAACAACCAGCTCGTGGTGGACGGAGCCATGGCCGAGGCGCGCCGGCTCGGGCTCGATCCGCATCTGCTCACCCGATCGCTCGAGGGCGAGGCCCGGGAAGTGGCGGACCGCTTCGTCGGGCTGGCACGGGAGATCCGCGCCGGGCGCGGGCCCGTGGCCGCCCCCGCCTGCCTGATCGCGGCGGGAGAGACCACGGTGACGGTCAGGGGGCGGGGACGGGGCGGACGCTGCCAGGAGTTCGCCCTGGCCGCGGCCCTCGAGCTTGACGGCGTGGCGGGCATCACGGTCCTGGCGGCTGGCACCGACGGCACCGATGGGCCCACCGATGCCGCCGGGGCACTCGCCGACGGGGAGAGCGCTGCACGGGCCCGAGCCCAGGGATGCGATCCCCGTGCCCGCCTCCATGACAACGACTCCCACGCGGTCTTCTTTGCTCTCGGGGACTTGCTCGTGACAGGGCCCACCAACACCAACCTGCTCGATCTCTACCTGGCCGTGGTGACGTAG
- a CDS encoding aminotransferase class I/II-fold pyridoxal phosphate-dependent enzyme, which produces MTGMSKRVQGFTESVIREMTRVSDQHGGINLAQGMPNFPPPRELVEAAHRALDGDFHQYAVTWGAPRFRRAVADKYRRFYGMELDPDQHVTVCCGSTETMLATLLAVLNPGDEVIIFEPFYENYGPGCIIAGAEPVFVPLEPPDFSFDPARLARAVSPRTRAIIFNSPNNPSGKVFSRAELGTIADLCLEHDLLAITDEIYEHIVYDGEGHTPIATLPGMAERTVTISGISKSYSVTGWRIGYAVASPELSLGIRRAHDFITVGAPHPLQEAAVTALGFPDAYYVRLREGYQARRDLLFSQVEAAGFVAWKPRGAYYILTDAAHFMKRYGCEDDTAFAMFLVKEIGVTTVPGSSFYAHPDLGKTKIRFCFPKTDDMLLEAGRRLQKLER; this is translated from the coding sequence ATGACCGGGATGTCGAAGCGCGTGCAGGGGTTCACCGAGTCGGTGATCCGCGAGATGACCCGTGTGAGTGACCAGCACGGGGGCATCAACCTGGCCCAGGGGATGCCCAACTTCCCGCCGCCTCGCGAGCTGGTGGAGGCGGCCCACCGGGCGCTCGACGGCGACTTCCATCAGTACGCCGTCACCTGGGGCGCGCCGCGCTTCCGGCGGGCCGTGGCCGACAAGTACCGGCGCTTCTACGGCATGGAGCTGGACCCGGACCAGCACGTCACCGTGTGCTGCGGTTCCACGGAGACCATGCTCGCCACGCTGCTGGCCGTGCTGAACCCCGGGGACGAAGTGATCATCTTCGAACCCTTCTACGAGAACTACGGCCCGGGCTGCATCATCGCGGGCGCCGAGCCCGTGTTCGTGCCGCTGGAACCGCCGGACTTCTCCTTCGACCCCGCGCGGCTGGCCCGGGCGGTGTCGCCCCGCACGCGGGCCATCATCTTCAACAGCCCCAACAACCCCTCGGGCAAGGTCTTCTCGCGCGCCGAGCTCGGGACCATCGCCGATCTGTGCCTCGAGCACGATCTGCTGGCGATCACCGACGAGATCTACGAGCACATCGTCTACGACGGGGAGGGGCACACACCCATCGCGACCCTTCCCGGCATGGCCGAGCGGACCGTCACCATCTCCGGGATCTCGAAGTCCTACTCGGTGACCGGGTGGCGCATCGGCTACGCCGTCGCGAGCCCGGAGCTGTCGCTCGGAATCAGGCGGGCCCACGACTTCATCACGGTGGGGGCGCCGCACCCGCTGCAGGAGGCAGCCGTCACCGCGCTCGGCTTCCCGGACGCCTACTACGTGCGGTTGCGGGAGGGCTACCAGGCCCGGCGCGACCTGCTCTTCTCGCAGGTGGAGGCCGCCGGCTTCGTGGCCTGGAAGCCGAGAGGGGCCTACTACATCCTCACCGACGCCGCCCATTTCATGAAGCGGTATGGCTGCGAGGACGACACGGCCTTCGCCATGTTCCTGGTCAAGGAGATCGGCGTGACCACCGTGCCCGGATCGTCCTTCTACGCCCACCCGGATCTCGGGAAGACCAAGATCCGCTTCTGCTTCCCGAAGACCGACGACATGCTGCTGGAGGCGGGCCGGCGCCTGCAGAAGCTCGAGCGGTGA
- a CDS encoding NIL domain-containing protein, producing the protein MARMRVRLTFPAELVQKPIIYRLVKDFDIITNIRRAEVRADHGWVVLELEAPEEGLDRGVAWLKTQGVTVDPIEHDVLLP; encoded by the coding sequence ATGGCCCGGATGCGGGTGCGCCTGACCTTTCCCGCCGAGCTGGTGCAGAAGCCCATCATCTACCGGCTGGTGAAGGACTTCGACATCATCACGAACATCCGCCGTGCCGAGGTCAGGGCCGATCACGGCTGGGTGGTGCTCGAGCTCGAGGCCCCCGAGGAAGGGCTCGATCGGGGGGTGGCCTGGCTCAAGACGCAGGGCGTGACGGTGGACCCCATCGAGCACGACGTCCTCCTGCCGTGA
- a CDS encoding MoaD family protein, giving the protein MAVLVRIPTPLRAVTKGAAEVQAAGDTVAQVIDDLERQFPGLRERVVEEGGAVRRFINVYVNQEDIRFLQGAKTTLKAGDEVSIVPAIAGGRR; this is encoded by the coding sequence ATGGCCGTGCTCGTTCGCATCCCGACCCCGCTGCGCGCGGTGACCAAGGGCGCCGCCGAGGTGCAGGCCGCCGGCGACACCGTGGCGCAGGTGATCGACGATCTCGAGCGCCAGTTCCCGGGGCTGCGGGAGCGGGTGGTGGAGGAGGGTGGGGCTGTTCGCCGATTCATCAACGTCTACGTGAACCAGGAGGACATCCGGTTTCTCCAGGGGGCGAAGACCACGCTCAAGGCCGGGGACGAGGTGTCCATCGTGCCGGCCATCGCCGGCGGGCGCCGGTGA
- a CDS encoding threonine synthase, whose amino-acid sequence MERLQGLKCRECGRSYPAAPTHVCEFCFGPLEVEYDYAEIGRRLSRARIEAGPKSIWRYADLLPLELGADGEPTVGGAVGFTPLIRARNLADELGVKELWVKNDSVCHPTWSFKDRVVAVALGKAKEFGFDTVACASTGNLANSVAAHAAEGRFKSYIFIPADLEQGKITATLVYSPTLVAVHGTYDEVNRLCSEVADKYRWAFANINIRPYYAEGSKTYGYEIAEQLGWRAPAHVVVPCAGGSLITKIWKAFKELRLLGLIPEGRTSMYAAQAAGCGPIVTMIRNDTDMLVPVRPQTIAKSLAIGNPADGYYAYRVAKDSGGHGEHATDEEIIEGMQLLARTEGIFTETAGGVTVAAARKLIEAGRIPRHEPIVICVTGNGLKTPDVLHERLSVDVTIRPSLSAFDQALADLKAKVGV is encoded by the coding sequence ATGGAGAGACTGCAAGGGCTGAAGTGCCGGGAGTGCGGGCGCTCGTATCCCGCCGCGCCCACTCACGTCTGCGAGTTCTGCTTCGGCCCCCTCGAGGTCGAGTACGACTACGCGGAGATCGGCCGGCGCCTGAGCCGGGCGCGCATCGAGGCCGGTCCGAAGAGCATCTGGCGCTACGCCGATCTCCTGCCTCTGGAGCTGGGGGCCGACGGCGAGCCCACCGTGGGCGGGGCCGTGGGCTTCACGCCGCTGATCCGGGCGCGCAATCTGGCCGACGAGCTGGGCGTCAAGGAGCTCTGGGTCAAGAACGACTCCGTCTGTCACCCGACGTGGTCGTTCAAGGACCGGGTGGTGGCCGTTGCGCTCGGCAAGGCGAAGGAGTTCGGCTTCGACACCGTGGCCTGCGCTTCCACCGGCAACCTGGCGAACTCGGTGGCGGCGCATGCCGCCGAGGGGCGGTTCAAGTCCTACATCTTCATCCCCGCCGACCTCGAGCAGGGGAAGATCACGGCCACGCTCGTCTACAGCCCCACCCTCGTGGCCGTCCACGGCACCTACGACGAGGTGAACCGGCTCTGCTCGGAGGTGGCCGACAAGTACCGCTGGGCCTTCGCCAACATCAACATCCGCCCGTACTACGCGGAGGGCTCCAAGACCTACGGCTACGAGATCGCCGAGCAGCTCGGCTGGCGCGCGCCGGCGCACGTCGTGGTGCCCTGTGCCGGGGGGTCGCTCATCACCAAGATCTGGAAGGCCTTCAAGGAGCTACGGCTCCTGGGGCTCATCCCGGAGGGACGCACGAGCATGTACGCCGCCCAGGCGGCCGGCTGCGGGCCCATCGTGACCATGATCCGGAACGACACCGACATGCTGGTGCCGGTGCGCCCGCAGACCATCGCCAAGTCCCTCGCCATCGGCAACCCCGCCGACGGCTACTACGCCTACCGCGTCGCCAAGGACTCGGGCGGCCACGGCGAGCACGCCACGGACGAGGAGATCATCGAGGGCATGCAGCTCCTGGCGCGGACGGAGGGGATCTTCACGGAGACGGCCGGCGGCGTGACCGTGGCCGCGGCGCGGAAGCTCATCGAGGCGGGCCGGATCCCGCGGCACGAGCCCATCGTGATCTGCGTCACCGGCAACGGGCTCAAGACCCCCGATGTCCTCCACGAGCGCCTCTCGGTGGACGTGACGATCAGGCCCTCGCTCTCGGCCTTCGACCAGGCCCTGGCCGACCTCAAGGCCAAGGTGGGCGTGTGA
- a CDS encoding ABC transporter substrate-binding protein, producing the protein MGVLRNGLWLAAGVLAVLLLQAGVAHAQKKKTLVVALNQDPDILDPTLARTYVGRIVFSHICEKLYEIDESLRISPQLAADMPTISDAGKTVTIKLRPGAKFNDGTPMDAEAVRFSLDRHRTLKGSTRASELAPVEAVEAVDPLTVRLRLKAPSSPLLAQLTDRAGMPVSPAAVRKLGDKFGTAPVCVGPWQFAERVPQDRIVVEKSAHYFDPAQAKFDKIIFRIIADDNVRLANLRSGDIDVMHQVSPTDATAIKREGRFELSNVTGLGYQGITINLRNKNGKYPTPPGDLGTPLANDPRVREAFELSIDREALNQVAWDGLFTPGCTPIPTISVYFDKSRKCAARDVARAKKLLAEAGLANGYAFEMAIVNNPRERRVGEVLQQMAREAGFTVTLRPSEFASALKDDDNGKHQAFLIGWSGRVDPDGNIHQAQTCKGSLNQTQACDERIDALLNKAREVSDVGQRRALYREAIDMFTARRNIVYLYHPNYIVAFPKNLKGYKAVPDGLIRIKGTSWN; encoded by the coding sequence ATGGGTGTGCTCAGGAACGGCCTGTGGCTCGCCGCGGGAGTGCTCGCCGTGTTGCTGCTGCAGGCAGGAGTCGCGCACGCGCAGAAGAAGAAGACGCTCGTCGTGGCGCTGAATCAGGACCCCGACATCCTCGATCCCACGCTGGCGCGGACCTACGTGGGGCGCATCGTCTTCTCGCACATCTGCGAGAAGCTCTACGAGATCGACGAGAGCCTCCGGATCTCGCCGCAGCTCGCCGCCGACATGCCCACGATCAGCGACGCCGGCAAGACCGTCACCATCAAGCTCCGCCCCGGCGCGAAGTTCAACGACGGCACACCGATGGACGCGGAAGCGGTCAGGTTCTCGCTCGACCGACACCGCACGCTCAAGGGCTCCACCCGCGCCAGCGAGCTCGCGCCGGTCGAGGCGGTGGAGGCGGTCGACCCGCTCACCGTGCGGCTCCGTCTGAAGGCGCCGTCCTCGCCGCTGCTCGCCCAGCTCACCGACCGGGCCGGCATGCCCGTCTCCCCGGCCGCCGTCCGGAAGCTCGGGGACAAGTTCGGCACCGCCCCCGTCTGCGTCGGCCCGTGGCAGTTCGCCGAGCGGGTGCCCCAGGACCGGATCGTGGTGGAGAAGTCGGCCCACTACTTCGACCCGGCGCAGGCGAAGTTCGACAAGATCATCTTTCGGATCATCGCCGACGACAACGTGCGGCTTGCCAACCTCCGCTCGGGCGACATCGACGTCATGCACCAGGTCTCCCCGACCGACGCGACCGCCATCAAGCGTGAGGGCCGGTTCGAGCTGTCGAACGTCACCGGGCTCGGCTACCAGGGCATCACCATCAACCTCCGCAACAAGAACGGGAAGTACCCGACGCCCCCCGGCGACCTCGGCACGCCGCTGGCCAACGACCCGCGGGTGCGCGAGGCGTTCGAGCTGTCGATCGACCGCGAGGCGCTGAACCAGGTGGCGTGGGACGGGCTCTTCACGCCGGGCTGCACGCCCATCCCCACCATCAGCGTCTACTTCGACAAGAGCCGCAAGTGCGCGGCCCGGGACGTCGCGCGGGCCAAGAAGCTCCTCGCGGAGGCCGGGCTGGCCAACGGCTACGCCTTCGAGATGGCGATCGTCAACAACCCCCGTGAGCGCCGCGTGGGTGAAGTGCTCCAGCAGATGGCACGCGAAGCCGGCTTCACCGTCACGCTTCGCCCCTCGGAATTCGCCTCCGCGCTGAAGGACGACGACAATGGCAAGCACCAGGCGTTCCTCATCGGCTGGAGCGGCCGCGTCGACCCCGACGGCAACATCCATCAGGCCCAGACGTGCAAGGGGAGCCTCAACCAGACACAGGCCTGCGACGAGCGCATCGATGCCCTCCTCAACAAGGCCCGCGAGGTGAGCGACGTGGGCCAGCGGCGCGCGCTCTACCGGGAGGCGATCGACATGTTCACCGCCCGGCGCAACATCGTCTACCTCTACCACCCGAACTACATCGTGGCCTTCCCCAAGAATCTCAAGGGCTACAAGGCGGTGCCCGACGGCCTGATCCGAATCAAGGGGACGTCCTGGAACTGA
- a CDS encoding ABC transporter permease has protein sequence MLEFVLRRVFISIVTLVLISLVVFTGVRMIPGDPARVMAGTDADEAGLEEVREKYGLKDPVPVQYLRWVRLALGGDLGESIRTRQSVAWTVAMKLPITMELAGFAVLIAVAIAIPAGVLAAVRRNTVWDLLASGASLCGVSVPNFWLGIMLILLVSVRLGWLPASGFVPFWEDPVGNLERMVMPAFVLGTALAAVLMRQTRNSMIEVLSADYIRTARAKGLAGQTVVFRHAIRNGLIPVVTILGLQMGALMGGAVVTEQIFVVPGFGRLIVEAVFTRDYPLVQGVVLITASAYVLINLAVDVSYSFLNPRIRIKGAAGES, from the coding sequence ATGCTCGAGTTCGTGCTGCGCCGGGTCTTCATCTCGATCGTCACGCTCGTCCTGATCAGCCTCGTCGTCTTCACCGGCGTGCGCATGATCCCGGGCGATCCGGCGCGCGTGATGGCGGGGACGGACGCCGACGAGGCGGGGCTCGAGGAGGTTCGCGAGAAGTACGGGCTGAAGGACCCCGTCCCGGTCCAGTATCTGAGGTGGGTCCGGCTGGCGCTGGGCGGCGACCTGGGGGAGTCCATCCGGACGCGCCAGTCGGTCGCCTGGACGGTGGCGATGAAGCTGCCCATCACCATGGAGCTCGCCGGCTTCGCCGTGCTCATCGCCGTCGCGATCGCCATCCCGGCCGGCGTGCTGGCCGCGGTACGCCGCAACACCGTGTGGGACCTCCTGGCCAGCGGCGCGTCCCTCTGCGGCGTCTCCGTGCCCAACTTCTGGCTGGGGATCATGCTGATCCTGCTCGTCTCGGTCCGGCTCGGGTGGCTACCCGCGTCCGGCTTCGTGCCGTTCTGGGAAGATCCGGTGGGCAACCTCGAGCGCATGGTCATGCCCGCCTTCGTGCTCGGTACCGCCCTGGCGGCTGTGCTCATGCGCCAGACCCGCAACAGCATGATCGAGGTGCTCAGCGCCGACTACATCCGCACAGCCCGAGCCAAGGGCCTCGCGGGGCAGACGGTGGTCTTCCGTCACGCGATCCGCAACGGGCTCATTCCGGTGGTGACGATCCTCGGGCTGCAGATGGGTGCGCTCATGGGGGGCGCGGTGGTGACCGAGCAGATCTTCGTGGTGCCGGGGTTCGGGCGGCTCATCGTGGAGGCCGTCTTCACCCGCGACTACCCGCTCGTCCAGGGAGTTGTGCTGATCACCGCGAGCGCCTACGTGCTGATCAATCTGGCCGTTGACGTCTCCTACTCCTTCCTGAACCCCCGTATCCGGATCAAGGGGGCGGCCGGTGAGTCTTGA
- a CDS encoding ABC transporter permease — translation MTAGALPLATAPTAPSGWLGRGWRRMVRRPASVAGSVVVLVFITMAIGASWIATTDPLRADWSKIRKPPTWANPFGTDDLGRDNFSRVVWGSRVSMQAGVFSIMLAMAMGVPIGLVAGYYRGGLDQLIMRLTDAWLAFPFLILAIGLVTIMGPSLTNATLAIGLGATPTYIRLTRGLTLSAKEEDYVLAARALGAGDLRLMRRHVFPNIFSAILVQATVSIPTAIIAEAILSFLGLGVQPPVPSWGTMLNAAQQFLESAPWMAYWPGLAIFSLALSFNLAGDGLRDLLDPKDY, via the coding sequence GTGACCGCCGGGGCCCTTCCACTGGCGACTGCCCCCACGGCGCCGTCCGGCTGGCTGGGCCGGGGCTGGCGGCGGATGGTGCGGCGGCCGGCATCGGTGGCCGGGAGCGTCGTCGTCCTCGTCTTCATCACGATGGCGATCGGCGCGTCGTGGATCGCGACCACCGACCCGCTGCGCGCCGACTGGAGCAAGATCCGCAAGCCGCCGACCTGGGCGAACCCGTTCGGGACGGACGACCTCGGCCGCGACAACTTCTCTCGCGTGGTCTGGGGAAGCCGCGTCTCGATGCAGGCGGGCGTCTTCTCGATCATGCTGGCGATGGCGATGGGGGTCCCGATCGGCCTCGTGGCCGGGTACTACCGCGGCGGGCTCGACCAGCTCATCATGCGGCTCACCGACGCCTGGCTGGCCTTCCCGTTCTTGATCCTCGCCATCGGCCTCGTCACGATCATGGGCCCCTCCCTCACGAACGCGACGCTCGCGATCGGGCTCGGCGCCACCCCGACCTATATTCGCCTCACACGCGGGCTGACCCTCTCGGCCAAGGAGGAGGACTATGTCCTGGCCGCGCGGGCCCTCGGGGCCGGCGATCTCCGGTTGATGAGGCGCCACGTCTTCCCGAACATCTTCAGCGCGATCCTCGTCCAGGCGACTGTCTCGATTCCCACCGCGATCATCGCCGAGGCCATCCTGTCCTTCCTGGGGCTGGGCGTGCAGCCGCCGGTCCCGTCCTGGGGGACGATGCTCAACGCCGCGCAGCAGTTTCTGGAATCGGCCCCCTGGATGGCGTACTGGCCCGGGCTGGCGATCTTCTCACTCGCCCTGTCCTTCAACCTCGCCGGTGACGGGCTGCGCGACCTGCTCGACCCCAAGGACTACTGA
- a CDS encoding carboxymuconolactone decarboxylase family protein has protein sequence MDMELVERVKRERGQPTLKWHEVLAEYAPQTLAAWHDMTMKMYAHEELDRKATEFIIVAIDAVLAWPYIDIHIHKAFEAGATIQELVETVVTAGALMGPHALSFGLEHLDKVIRERADRGLPHPRKRSDA, from the coding sequence ATGGACATGGAGCTTGTCGAGAGGGTGAAGCGAGAACGCGGTCAGCCTACCCTGAAGTGGCATGAGGTTCTGGCCGAATACGCCCCGCAGACTCTGGCCGCGTGGCACGACATGACCATGAAGATGTACGCCCACGAGGAGCTCGACAGGAAGGCCACGGAGTTCATCATCGTGGCCATCGATGCCGTGCTTGCCTGGCCGTACATTGACATCCACATCCACAAGGCGTTTGAGGCGGGAGCGACGATCCAGGAACTCGTCGAGACGGTCGTCACGGCAGGGGCGCTCATGGGGCCTCACGCGCTGTCCTTCGGGCTGGAGCACCTGGACAAGGTCATCCGGGAGCGCGCGGACAGGGGGCTGCCGCACCCTCGGAAGCGGAGTGACGCCTGA